The Oryza brachyantha chromosome 7, ObraRS2, whole genome shotgun sequence genomic interval CCTCTTATGCGACTAGGGCCGCGTTCTTTCGTCCTACTAGATAACTTACcaccctcgttttccgcgcgcacgcttcccgaactgctaaacggtgtattttttgtaaaaattttctatgggaaagttattttaaaaaatcatattaatctattttatattttttaataattaataaacaattaatcatgtattaatctagtACTACATTTTCCATGccaggataagttaacttatccccgtccaaacgaacgcggcctagttAATACAAAACACATAGCTCTATTGCAAGAGCACTATGCAACACACACAAACATCAAAGCAAGAACCATATATAGCGCAGCCCTCTCATATGCCAACAACAATAAACACAAACGATGACAAAGCAATTCCGACACAAAAAGCTATTCTTCACAAATTCAGCACTCTACCCTCCAGTAACAATCTACAGTCAGATCATCATACCACACAAAAACGCAGACCTAGTTCCGATAACAACGGCCCATCCACATACTCGCAAGTCGCAACCATTCTACCGCACGGTCGATCGAAGCAACCACAGATTGCAACCTAATCGCAACAAATTGAGAGGGCGGGAGGCgcgcgagcgagagagagagagaagaaacaaACCGAGTGGGTGCTCGAGCTTGAAGGAAGTCTTCGCCATCTCCAACCTgcgatcgatccatccaccAAAACAAACCCCAAGTCAACGCCCTCCATCAAACCGATCGACCCAAAAAAACAAGCACCAGTGCACCACCAAATGGAATCCCCTCACGAACACGAGAAGAAGGCCTCCCAAATCCTCGCGAATTTGGGCGGCCCGTTGGGGGAAAGAGATCGAGGAGCTCACCAATCGAAGGGCTGTGCCGGGGAAGCGAGcgggcgatcgatcgatcgacgaagGTTGCGGGGAATCGAGAGGCGAGAAGTCGATCGGTGGAAGCGAccggaagaagaagaagggaaGTCGCGGTAGGGTTTGGTTGGTAGCGTGTCGCCGCTATTTAATGGGGATTTCTTGTTGCGTATTTTACGCTAAACTCCTTGGAAATGAATTTAATTACATGGGAGATGCAGTCCTTTTGTCAGATTATTTCTCGGTTTGGGTTAACACactttcaaaattaattttattgtttatactattaaataactaaaaaataattagataatctttcattgaGCAAAAGAAGACAGCCATGCCATAACAAAatctcaaatatatttttggtttgttAGTTTTGAGAAATTTCAAGACAATTTGCTGATTAGGTTTTGTGGATGGTCTCCTACGCATTGAAAAATCACATCTAagataatttgatttttttttctgttacaCGAATAAATGCAATACTACAACTTTTGCaacttttttttggctaacaTGGGTTTATACTATTCTTAAGCTAACATGGACAATTGGACATGGGCATATACTCTACTCAAATACCGATTAGTTTTCTAAATGACTTATTACGAGAGACTAACTTGATTTTCAAGGCAAAACCGTGGTTttctacataaaaaatagcCACCGTTGAACATTCAAGAAGGTGTCTCCTCGTTACACATTCCATCCTCCCATCCATAATTGAATGCGTGTAGCATACCGTCACTGTTATTATTATCCAAGACATGAtggatataataataaataaaaaacaacaaaataaatttatttgtttgggaGATAATGAGTTGCTTCGGCTTAAAGGGCCGACGACCACGCTACGAGGTAGTTCTACATGGGCCGAGTTTTGCTAGGCCCAGTTGGCCAGGCCCagattatttcttttattaaatattatttttgtgagaATCTATAGCTTTCGTATATCCACTTGCACATGGAGTATATTCTTATGGGGAGTTCGTGGCAGCGGCAAAGGAAAGAACATGCAATCTATGTCAAAGAAAAACTTCATCATTCATTATACCATACTATAAATATCATTATTCACTTTCACTTAAACTcgaatatatttgtaatactcCAATGTATTTAGTGATCATTCCCACTAACTCTGATATAAtaattgctttaaaataaagtctttATAAGACTAATAAGGAGGAAAAATAATTGTCTGGCATGAATGGAGTATGTTCTGATCGATTGAGTTGAGTTACTTGtaagtcataaaaaaataaataaattaaaaataataatttatgagctaaacttttatatactcaTAATGTTATAAAAGCTAACGCATAAATTTCCTGCTTGCAGAACTCATGAAACTATCCCATTTCAGAACGATGCACCATTACATGGCACTCGCTCCGTTTCTTTAActgacaccgttaacttttggatatatgtttaatcgttcgtcttatttaaaaaaattatataattattgattgttttgttatgatttgatttattactaaagtaacttcaagtatgatatataaatttgcatatttagacaaaggatttgaataagacgaaaggtaAAACGTAAATTCAACAATCAATGGtgtcaataaaaataatcggagagagtatttttcttttgttcggGGGTAGGGGATATTAACATATAAAACAAGCATGTCGAGAATATATAGCAGTTAAACTAGAATGGCGAGAATATACATAacatacaaaattaaactatatcTGATGGCAACGCAACTATGGTTCCTatcatttctcttttttaaaggaaaagcgaaaacatatttttgcaaaagaaaaataatttacaagtaaaacttttatatacatgttcatattgactcaaaagcaaaagttataaaaaacataatgaaaaaactacaaaatcaaGCCAAAAATTATGTTctaataaaattcaaattttggtttataagcaatTGGAACCGCGAAATGATTGCAACCTATATGCATATACGTTAACACAATCCATTCGTACATATTAGCATGATTAAATTGAAAGGTGTGCTGGACTCGCAATAATGTGGGCTTGCATATTACATGGGATTAATTAAAAGCATATTGAGCTCTAGCTTTCCAAGCtatagcaaaaacaaaattggttTTATGCACCATATGCATATGATACACACTGCTTAAGATAATTTTAGCTAGCTGACACAGCTAGTACACTAACTTAACCTCACCCTAATTACTAACACTACATACACTAACCTCACCCTAATTAGTAACACTAATTGCCAACTAATTAACTACCCGGCTCGAGGTAAACATCACAAGAAAGCAAGCAAGTAagcaaccatgcatgcatttccAAAAAGAAAGCCACCTCACTTACTTATAACTACGTACGTTACTACTAGCTacgtactagctagctagcaaatcTTCAAGCTCgagcaagcatgcatgcattcatgcgtgcaatgcaatgcaatgcaatgcatgccTCGTCGTCGATCGTCTTCGTCTACTGCTGCTCCGACGAGAAGGCGGTCTTGGGGAGGACGGCGTCCCTGACCTTCCTCATCTCCCTCCCCTTGCTCCTCCCCCTGCCGatgtccggcggcggcgacgccgcgcTCATCCTCTCCATCTTCCTCGCCAGCCACTCGTGCGGCGGCAGCATCTtcatctcctcctcgtcttcgtcttcgtcaCCGCGCCTTGACGAGGACGAGCCGGCCGCAGGGATGgccaccggcgccgacgaccgcCCCTTGCTCCtccttgcagcagcagcagcagtagcagcagcccCGGCTTCCTCGTGCTGCCACCTGTTCTTAACCTTCCggacggcgagcgccgccgctTCTTTGCTGCTCTGATCCTGATGCTGCAGCAGCACGTCCCACACTTCCCCTTCGTCGaactcctcttcttcctcctctcgaCGACGAGCCACTCCTGCCATGGACGCGTTCTGATGGCTAAAGAAGCTAGCTCTTCTCTCCTATGGCGTGAGGCTGTGGCACTTGGCAATGCTGTGCGTATATTTGTGATCACAAGCCGAACAATGCAGGCGACGCGTCGAGACAACATTGCACTGGCATGGCAGCTCACCGACCAACAGACTCACAGGTGTTTTCACTCGAGTGCTTCAGTGGAATACTGGATACAAGTATACTCCACCAGTACTGAGACAGTGACCTTTCTTTGTATTCCGCCACATATGGAGTAGTACTATTTTTGCTTGGGAATCTAGGGCTCCCATGCACTACAACACGAACCCCCATACACCAACAGATAAGTTGCAACAGATTTTTTAAGCGTTGCATGGTCTAGAAGGACTTAGTCAATCTCATGCAGCCACGCCTGAGTGAATCCACCAAAATAAAAACCGAATCATCTTCCCACCCCCACCATCCCAGCAGGCCCGGCCATCGTGCACAACAGTATCAACCCTAATTTCGTGGTGCAGATCCGTATCGCTAAATTCCTCATCCCTAATCCCTCTCGTCCGAGTCATCTCTCTTTAATGGAAGCAGACCGCATCAGAACCATGGATCAGCGCCGATATATGTCTTCCTGCTATAGGCAGCCATGCCAGATCGTTCAGCGCCACGGGGACCGAATCGATGGGAAGTTTGCAACAGGGATCGGGCAAGACGAGGCAGCCGCAGCCTAGGTTTGATATACCTTAATTTGTGTTCCAcagttctctctctcttcacgTTACCCTGTTCTGATCTATAGCGCTGCTTGTCCTTAAGATTAATTGTGTTGTTCAGGATTGGCAAATCCTTGGTTGTGCAATCGATGGGTATACTGCCTAGCTAGTTGAGTTGCTATTTTTTTCCGCAGAAGATCCTACAATATCCTTAAATCctctcatctatatatatggttaTGATCAAGCCacaattacatatattatatgcaCATCAATTACAGAACTTGGCAATAGACTGGTATCATCTAGCCGCCTGATGCGTACTAATTAACCAAGTATTACTTCAAATGGTTCTTGAGTACCTGTGGGTTGGTAAGTAGAATTTATGATTTTAACTACTGCTAGAGTTCAGATATGAACAACTCTACTTACTGCTCTAATTATTAATGTTCGTTCTGGATAAAAAAGGTAGAACAGTTTTGCTTCTCCTGTCGATAAATAACTGATGCTTTCTTCAAGCCCTACTCCAAGGTATATCACTCCCATATATTGTTACGCAGATAGTACCATTTTTATTCACAGTTATGTTTGTTATACTACAATATTGCAGTGAACAAACCTAGGTATATGAATATTATCAAATTGTAATCATTTGGTACATTGTCCTATACAAAACTAATGTCAAATCACAATATTGCTTTGTATAAATTTGTGCCCTTCAGTCAGTTGACAAAAATGAATAACAGTAGATCAACTATAGTTGAACAGGAAGATAATATGCATAATCATGGAAACCATGCATTTTAACCCCTAGCTGCACATCTTGATATAATTTATCTACTGATATTGGAAGAAACCGTTTAACTTTATTAGTGTCCTCAATAActgaaatatttttccaataacaaatatagacacatagtttatgaatatatgcatgtgttaatTCCTCATCCAGTACAGAAACTAATATTCCtgcttatttttaattaattttgaaataagcCAGAAAACTACTAACATTTTCAGTGTGCCtttcttcagaaaaaaattgcattgcATATAATCCTGAAGAATTAAGATGTTTGCTTCAAACAGAAAGGTAACATCTTTCACAGttacattatttttgttggacACTTTGCTTCCTAGTTTTAATGACTTCTTGTAGTTAATAATCACTTTCTATTTGATATTTACAATTATATGATGATCTTTCAGGTCTGAACAGTCAATCGGAGATTCCATATATATCTGGAGATACTCTTATCAAACAGGGGAAGAACTGAAGAAgagtttgataaaaaaaatgacagaatatttatattttgctaGGATAGATTTTTGTGCTAGATATAGCATTACGGTGTGTTGACAAGTTGTATGAtgatacttttatataaatcaatatatggagatttttgcttataatatTTGTAAGTCATTCTCTTTGAAATGGAATTGGTGTTTGGTGCAACATATTGTGAATCATTAGTTGAAAAATTGCCACATGAGCAACGATCATTGATAATTGCTTATAGCAATGCATAAATGTGTCATCTGGCAATGCTTACATCTCGTGGCTGCTTCCACCTTGCAACGGTTATTGTTGTGTGTTACAACGCTTATATATCTATTGCTCTAGACCCTAGCAACGTATGGACCCTAGCAACGCCAGCAAAAGCAACACATAGTTAATATGTTGCTACAAGTCATTACAATGCTTATTTAGACCTTTAGCCACGTATACATATGTTGCTATAGGGGGGTTCCCCTTGCCATCCCATCGTTCTGCGGTTGCAATTGCTTCCAAgtcaaaatttggattttagaatttaattttagacttaattttatggtttttttcatcgtgatttattttacacatttttcttttaaatcgttaaggatacatatatataagagttttacctgttgattatttttcatttgtaaaaacacgttttcgctttttctttaaaaagcgaaacgatgggagcctagGATTATTGCTGTccaggatgaaaaataattattccaTGAATCGGAGATGGCTTGTTTCCCTTAAGGTGGTATGTCCCCGTTTCTTGGCATCACATTATAGttttgaatttctttttttaaaatgaaaaagtGGCTATTAATATGTATCAATATGTGATGACATCCTATATATCACTTTACATACATATGCagttataaatttgatcaataaTACTTCaaacaaaaggagaaaaataagTAAACTATTATGGTCATAGTTGTTTTTCTTTGAACTTAATCATATaggtcaaatttaaattccatGCCTTTTCAATTGGTCTATGTTGTCCGaattttcataactatttaaatgacatgaaaaaaacaaattgactCCATCGAGAGTTGGGCAAAAAGACTTTCCTTCACTAAGACAAAAGCCCCTAATATGTGAATGTTCATTTAAAGCCGACACCTCACCAATTGGTTGTTTTCGACCTCTCACTACAACAAAATGTGCATCTAGAGACATTTTCAAAGAAACAACTTGGAAAAATGTATCTACCGAAGCCACTTCCCACCCCACCTCATTACGTAGATACGGATGGGAGAGATAGATCAATGAACCATCTCTATAGataaatcaatctattttataaaaataaaataggatatggataaaattttgtagaaaccATCGGTAGGACAGGCATGAAAAAATTGTGTCAACTGATgaaaagatttatttttggTGCTTGTTTccagaggaaaagaaaaatctccGGACGTTTCCTAGTTAAGTTCGTGgggttttttctatttctcggAAGTGGTTACGATCAACAGAGCCACAGAGGTACGTACAAAACAAATCTGTTGTCCCCTTCAATCAATCTTCCAATACCTCGTAGAACGCTGCCCGGCTGTCGCCCCCGGTGggacagaaaaaatatagaattgtCACCTCTAAATGATGTAGATATTGGATCCAGAGAAAAATTGGCACATATAGTATTAGTGTTGATTCTTTAAATAACCACTTATTGGATGTGGTGGCGTAGTTGTGCCCCTCTCCCCCTCGGCCTCTTCGTTTCCTAGCTAGATTCGACTTTGGGCCATTGGATCTAGTAGGGTGAGATGGTGAAGGCAGGGGCAGGGGCAGGGGCTCAAGGGAGACAATGACGATGGGGGATCGCGGAAGGATGGCGACAATAGCGGCACAGTTTGTGCGATGGCGGCGACTCGAGGAATTAATCTAGTTTTAGACCCTAGTGCATTTACAATTTAGCGATTATTCATATGTTGAGAATATGGGGACTTGGATGTGTGTTCGTCTGTTGATgtgaatattatatttaattggattattcaaaaatttatgttgtttattCATGTGTTATAAGGTGTTTGATTGTTCTGAGTGAGGATGttagcggtggtggtggtggtggggggtgGGTGGGGTGGGGAGGGGCATATCAAGGATCTGGGGCCCGAAGCTTCGGCTTGATTCAacctagttttcttttttcattcatacGAACCTAAATGTGTCAATTCTATTTTAGTCGCATTGGTGTTGGTTGCCTCCATTGATGCCGCCAAGCTGGTGTTGGATGAAAATTCAGCACCTATGGTCCTTTCCTAACTAGCACCAATAGCCTTCGTCTCTATAGTAGTGCTTGGTAAAACTGCTTGTGGTGAGGTGCTTGTGTGATGATCTTTTCTTCATAGTACTAGCTAAATGTCCATGGGTTTGATGttgtactatatattattcagatcaaaataaaatgaattatCAATTTCTTCATAGGACGGGGATTCTCCACATTTTTGTTATGCATTTCTTTTTGCAGGAAGCTAACAAACACGGTAAATTATATATCATTCGTGTGATGTAAAATTAGCATTTATATtacatatatgtgtgtgaCTTTGTTTGACAGACCTTTCCCTGGATGAACTTGTTTTCTAGAtacaaatttacaaactaaTTAACAAGTATGCAAAACGATTCatactatatataaaacaataagtAACTCCAGAGAGTCAATCGATTACTGAGGACAcaattttagaacaaaatcTATTTGGGCTTATAATTAAATGGGAATATAATTTATGGGGACTATCTATAcatatgtagatatttttttctcacataATTTTTCAAATCTAAATACGGTATATTGTGGTGTAATCTGAGACTTGCATGAATCTACAATATAATTGTTGTGtaaaaactttcaaaaaatCCATGGTAGCATGCTAGTAGCTGCTTCCGTGAAGCCGAGGTCAAGGGTCAAATACCCTCCCAATGCGTGcgctagattttttttttcattctctaCTTGCACGAGTCTAGGAGAAAATCTTAACGAtcaaaaaacacatgaaagtTACAAACAAGTTACAATATAATAACAATATAATTACTACATCCGTCCTAAATGTtagacgtcattgacttttttataaatgtttgactattcgtcttattcaaatttttttgtcaaatatgtaaagctatatatatatacataaaagtatatttaacaataaattaaatgatataaaaataattaataattatgcaaatttttgaataagacgaatgatcaaacgtttataaaaaagtcaatgacgtcaaacaaggagggagtatattacattatcattatctaaaataaattgtatttgaaaattttgggaaAACCTTGTCGACAGAGGTATAGCAAAAttgaatttatattatataaaaaattacgcATCAAACAACAAAGAATTAACCTAAATTAGCGAGGGAAATATTTCTCCATTTGTAACACATCAAATCACAAACTAGCAGGACGGCACTCTCTCTCCTGTAGTTGGTTCACACAGATGTGCAGTGTGTGAGTACCATGACAGAACGTGAAACAGGATTACATCAACATGCTGGTAGCTCTAGCTTATTTATGATGAAATCTAGATCGACTTGGCTCGGAGGGCCAGTTCGAGCTCAAAAGGGATTCTATAAAAATGAGATATGAACATTATCATGACTTTCGGGTATTTTTAGCCGTCCGATTCGCAAAGAATGCTCGAGATTGATCGCTATGGTGTTTAACTGCATAATACTGTAGCTAAGACTTATTTCAATGGATATTTTTGTGACTTTTGTAAACCAAGTCAGAGAATCCAGATTGGCT includes:
- the LOC102710607 gene encoding uncharacterized protein LOC102710607: MAGVARRREEEEEEFDEGEVWDVLLQHQDQSSKEAAALAVRKVKNRWQHEEAGAAATAAAAARRSKGRSSAPVAIPAAGSSSSRRGDEDEDEEEMKMLPPHEWLARKMERMSAASPPPDIGRGRSKGREMRKVRDAVLPKTAFSSEQQ